A window of Lonchura striata isolate bLonStr1 chromosome 2, bLonStr1.mat, whole genome shotgun sequence genomic DNA:
AGCTCGGGCACCACGGGAGGAGAAGCAGCGGGCATCGGGGTACCCGTGGCAAGGGGAAGGGGTCACCAGGGCACCCACACGATAGGCAGAGGGGCGGCGAGACACccccaggatggggacagggtcaGCAGGGCACATGGAATGTCACTGTgaatccctggggctgggagggggttCCCCAAGGCCCCACGGGATgtggtgggatggggacaccatgGAAGGAGCCGTGGTGGCTCCCTGCTGCAAAAGTGGGTCTCTGCAGCCCGCTGGCACGTGATAGAGTCACTCAAACCCCAGAACAGGAAGGGGTCACCAGTGAGGATGGGGGTCAACACATCTGCCCAGAGTGGGACAGGGTCACCGCAGCCCCCCAGGGTGGTGGTCCGAGCTGGGGATGCACCTGgtgactgggagggtgggcgtaggtgggggtgccaggggaggGGGTCCAAGGAGGGCACGCACCTGGCGGTGAGCGATGGTGAGGGTGGCGGGGGCCACACTGACCACCACAGGGGTGGGCGCAGGCGGCTCCCCTGAGCCAGGGGCCAGCGCCGCCTCCAGTGCCGCGTTGATCACATCCATgcctggggggcacagggaggctCAGGGCATCTCTGGGGGTGCCCTCgccccacagctgctgcacatgGGCCGGAGGAGCCCCCCGAGACACTCCCCCTTCCCCTCAAGTCCCCCACTCACCCACTGGCTTGgccacagggacacagcccaggtAACACACGGGGAAGCGCTGAACCACCTCACTCTTGGGGGCTGGGAACTCCACTGTGGAGGAGGTGCTGTCAGacacccccagagacccccaaacaCCCCAGAGCCCCAACATCCCTCCAGAACCCTTCCCCATCCCTCACTGCTCACCCAGCACCCCAACCCCCCAAGACCTCTTGCACCCTGGGCACTGCAGTGCGTGGGGGACATGGCAGACCTCCCCAGAGCCCTTCAAGTACCCCCCAGAGCACCCCAACACTCCCCCAGagcacccccagagctcccaACACCCTCAACTGTGCCACCTTGCTCTTGGGGGCCACGAGCCCTACTGTGGTGGAGGACATTGTGGGACACCCCCTAAACCTCCCTAAAAGCCACTCCCTTCCAACTGCCCTCCCCCAGCGAATGCAACCTCCAGACCCACAAGCCCCCTCCCCTGCAGCCACCCTATCCCCCAGCAgtcctccagcccttcccagtgACCCCCAGACTCCCAGAGCCCCCCCAGTTCTCTCAGAGGTACCCCTAACCCCGTACCCTGCAGGGGAGGCTCCCCCAGCCGGGGTGCGTCTGTCCCCAGGCCGCTGCCTGCTGCCCGCGCACTTCGCCGCTCCGCCGTcagctggggcacagggggacagggccCTCCCAGATGTCACACCAGTGACCTCCAGGGACCCCCGTGGTGACCCACAGTCCCCCAGCTGTCACACAaggggcacccccagccctcctGGCCGTCATACCCTGGGCACCCACAGGGACcctcagggatccctgggccctgtggcaggtCTGTGGGGACgctggggtgggcaggggctcaCCCCTAGGGGCCGGCTGGAGGGGCCTGGAGGTCTCACCTGTGTGCAGATGTGCAGGCTAGGGCAAGTCCTGGCGGGTTTCtgggggtctcacctgggcaCAGACGTGGTGCAGGCCAAGgaaggggaatttggggtgggtTACCTGGGCCtggggggggtcttgggggtGTCTCACCTGGGTCCAGACCTGGTGCAGGTCAGGTGAGGGGTTCTCAGGGGCTTTTTGGGGGTCTCATCTCAGGGGGCCTGCAGCCCAGGCCAAGGTGGCAGTTTGGGGCGAAGCCCAGCAGAGGGTTGGGAGGGTTTTACCTGGACACAGAACCAGTGCCGGCCAGAGTGGGGGAGTCCCGTGGGAATTTAGGGGGGATCTCACTTAGGCACAGACACGGTGCAGGCCACGGGGGCAGTTTGAGGGGTCCTGGGCAGGTCtggggggtctcacctgagcacagACACGGTGCAGGCCGGCGGCGACGGCGCTGGCGGGCCCCTCGCAGCGGAACACATGGCACTTCAGCACCTGCGTCAGGGGGTCCCGGGCCACGTATGCGAAGTCCCTGGGGGGAGCAGAGTGTGCTCAGGACCACCCCggtcccctccccacccagtccgggccgggctggggggcactgggggtcTGGGGGCAGGTTGGAGCCGTACCTCTCCCTTATTCCCGGCAGCACAGTGGGACAGAGCAGGGTtagggggtgctgggggggcaTGGGGCCCCTCCTCCCAAGCCCCAGGCCCCAGCCCTCACCCCCGAGGAGATCTGTTCCTGCCACACACCCTTCTCTGCAGGGGGCTCGGTGTTGGGACCCCATGGCCCCCACCTGCCCAACCCACAGGACCACATCCCCATGTGGGACCTCCCAGCCCAGTGCACGTGACCCCCACAGCTCACCCATGCGGGGACCCCAGCCCCAcggcccccagccccacataCATGGGATTCCAGAGCCCCCACCCCACATGGTGTGGGACCTCCAAGCCCCATGGGGGTCCCACACACGGCGATCcccccatccctgcaccccACGTGCACAGgatccccagcctctgcagacACCAGAACCCCGTGCCCTCTACACCGGACACCAGTGCCACCTCAAGCTCCACACCCGTGGGCATCCCCGTGCCCCAACCCCACCCGTGCCCCCCACCTGCTGCCATGCCGCCCCACGCCCCACACGCGGATGCCGCCCACGGGCTGTGCATGCAGCAGGGCCCGGTCCTGGGGGTCCACCAGCTTCAGCGTGcggtcctccagcagcagcagtgcccgtgcctgggggcacaggaggctcaggagggtGTTCCACTCCCCCAGGTACCAGGGGAGCAGTGGGGAGGGtgtgggatgggtttggggcacacagggggctctggggtcacTCACCAGGTGCTGcgggagcagcacagagggtgtgggatgggtttggggcacacagggggctctggggtcacTCACCAGGTGCCGGGGAAGCAGCACAGAGGGTGTGGGATGGGTGTGGGGCACagggggctctggggtcacTCACCTCCCCCCAGGTGCCGGGGGGGCCCTGGCGAGGCCCCGAGAGCTGCCGGATGCAGGCGCTGACAGCGCTGCTGCTGCGGCCCGggcccagctcctcctcccGCAGCTGCACCCAGCCCAGAGAGCGCACCGGGAGGCCCTGGGGGCAAGGGGGGAACGGGAGTCAGTGGGGGATGtgtggggctggctgtgggGCAAGGATGGCATGGGCTAGGGAGAAGGGAGTGATGCGGGGCAGGAAAGACATGGAgcatgaggggctgtggggcagagatgtgaggggcaggggggcagGCTCAGCTCCCCAGCAGTACGCTGGCCCCTCAGCACCCCACTCTGCACAGCCCCGGGCCCTCGGCAGGGTAGACCCCACAGAggggcagggccaggccccTCCCgtgcagggacagcctggggcaTCCCTGCGCTGGTGCCTCAGCCCCCGGCAGGGCACCAGGCAGTGCACCAGACCCCACAGCAGTGGGGAAGGGGCCCTGTGGGCTGGGAGGGTCAGCAGAGACTGGCCCTACCTTGGAGTCCAGTACATCCTCCTCGCCCAGGGCCATGCTGCAAGGGGAAGGGTGGAGGTGTCAGCGACTGCACCCTGTGTCTGGGGCCTCTTCACCCCCAAACCCTGTCCCTGAAAGACCTCTGGGATCCCTCGCATCCTATACCTGGGTCATTGCACCTTGAGCAACCCGGACTTTCCCCTCCAAACACCTGCCTTGAGATCCTGAGAGTCCCTCAAGTCCAACCCCATCCTGAGACCACATTTCCCTGCCCCACACCTGGGTCCCTGCCCCCCTCAGCTCCACTTCACCCCGAACaccctctctcaattctgttgcTTGTCACCCAGTGTCCCACATCCCgacaggcacagctctgcctgtgagtccccccagtccctgtgccccccacTCACCCCTCTCCTGGTGATCCTGGGCCTGGTGACAGCATCTCCAGGTCTGACACTCCTggctcttcatcttcctcttcctcttcctcctcctcctcctcagccgtGGGGTCCTAGGGGCaagggggctctgtggggttgGGAGGGCACTGACCCCCCACCCTTTCCCATCCACTACCCCCTCTCACCTTCCACAAGTGCCCATCATTGAAGGTCTCAGCCGGGGCAAAGCTCGTCCAGGAAAGCTGCAGGGGGCTGGGTCAGGGTGCTCCATAGGGCAGCCCCCCAGTCACCCCACAAGTGCCCCACGGTTCCCCCCCCCGTCACCCCACAGCACACTGTGGGAGCCCCACGGTAACCCAAGGGCCACAGGTGCCCTGCGCCCCACACAACCACCCCACCATCATGTCCCAGCTACCCCATGCCCCATAGCCACCCCCGTGGCCccgcagcagctgcaggaccaCCTCCCAGTGCAAGCCCAGTCCTCTTAGTGCCGACTCACGGTGGGCCCCTCGGTGGGGGTGCTGCCATCGGAAGGGCTCTCGTGGGGCCCGCCGGGAGGCTCCCACTGGGTGGTACCAGTGGGGACGTGCCAGTAGTAGGTGCCCGAGGTGTCCTGCACCCTCAGCCAGCCGGGGGGCAGGTCCCCGTGTGCTCCCGCGCCACATGGCCACAGCGACTCTGCGGGGCAGGGGGCCAGAGGggtcagccccagccccacgcaGCCCCCCGTGcccagggacacggggatggcCCAACAGGGCTCCACAGGGACAAGGGAACATGGAAATAATGGGGGCTGGTGACACAGCACAGTGCCCGGGGGCTGGGGGACCAGGGAGCGGGAATGGCTCCGGAGGCTGAGAGTGTAAGAGTGGGCACACAGCCAGGGACCGGGGAGATGTGGAGCAGATAGGAGCACGGGGACACGGCAGGAAGGAGCGGGTGGGAGCAGCCATCGGGCTCTGTGGGGCAGCCAGAGATTGTCAGAAGTCAGAAGCCTCCATGGGGCAGCTGCGGGACAGCGAGAGCTCACCGTGGGGCTCCACAAGTCCCTGGGGCTCCACCGGTGCCCACCTGGCTCATCGGGGGAGCTGccggggctgccctggctcagcgTGGCCCAGCTCGAGTCCTCGtcgctgccggggccgggccccCCGAAGAGGCGGCTGGCGCTGCGCCCCGGCGGCTCCCGCAGGCCCCGCTCCGTGCCCAGAGCCGGCGGAGAGACCCCGGccccgtcctcctcctcctcgtcctcctcctcatcctcctcctcctcctcctcctcctccgagGCGCCGATCAGCAGCGCCCGCGGGTTCCCGGCGGCGTTCCGGGCATTGCGGGCCCGCAGCCCCGGCTCGAGGGCCCCGGGGCACTCCCCGTGCGCCCCGGGGgagcgccccggccccggccccggctccaGCTCGTTGCGGTTCTGATCCTGCCCGGCCTTCGCCCACCCGGCGCCGGGCAGCTCCTCGGCCGGGCcgccggggccggtgcggggctCGGGGGGCGCCGCCAGCcccaggctcagccccgggcACCGGTTGTCGTTGGCCAGGTCGCTGCGCTTGCTCAGGGCCCCCGACATGGCGCGGGGACCGGCGGGAcccccggcagggcccggcccggctgccGGTGCTGGGGAGGAGGGCGGGGGGGTCCTACAGCCCCCGGGGCGCCGCCGCGTCCATCGGGCCtgcggggagcggggctgcaCCGGGACCCCGGCCACGGACGCTCCGCGGCCCCGGGTCCTCCCAAGGACTCGGCACCCCCCGCAGccctccccggccccgggcggccTTCCCCAGCACCGGcatcccccgcggccccggcatcccgcccggccccggggccccCGCCGGCTCCTCCACGAGCACAACCCCCGGGGTCGCCCCGCCACTCCCCCGGCCCGGGGTCCCGCCGCGTCCGCCCCACGGCCCTGCCCGGGGAGATCCCACCGGGACCCCGCGCTGCGGAGCTccgcgctgcccccggcccAGCCCCCGGGGGTCTGCacgggcccggcccgcccgccccCAGCGCTGTCCGctgcgcggcggggccggcccgtgCCCCGTGCGCTGCCCCCGCTCGCTGCCGGTACCTGCGGCGGCCGCTCCGCTGCCGGGGGTCGCGGGGGAGGgtggggggctcggggcgcgTCACTTCCACTTCCGGCACCGGCCGGCGGGGACAGCGCcgccaccggcaccggcaccgcacGGGaccaccggcaccggccccggccgggACCACCGGCACCTCTCCGGACCCTCCCCGGCACCGGCAACACCGGATACCGCCGAGTACCCCCCGGGACCGGGAGCCCCAGGCCTTGCCGGAACGGGGGACCTTCCCCCCGGTGATACTCCCGGGGCAGGTGACCCCGACACTGCCCGTGCCCGCCCCAGGGTTCCGGCTGTTCCGAGCGGGCAGCGGGAGCCCGGTGCCATGGACCAGTTCAGCCCAGTTGAATCCCCGGTTACTCCTGCGGCATCCCCCAAGGCGTGGGCGCCGCCGGTTTCCGCCCCGCTGCCCCCTCACCGGCACCGGACGGGGCCGGGGCAGCACTGGGACTCCCTGCGGCTGCTGTGCCCCcggaaccccccaaaacccctgctGGACCGGGAGGGTCTCGGAGCTCCCGGCTCTTACCAGCCCCGGAGGGGAGCGGGGCATCCGGGGGCAGCGATGGTGGCACAGGGTGTGCGGGGTCCCTGCAGCCTGCGGGCACCTGTCTGACCCTCTGCAGGATCACAGACATTCCGTTTGGTAAGGCCTGCAAGGCTGGGTCCAACCTGTGCCTGatcccaccttgtccccagcccagagcactcagtgccacctccaggggacacctgcagggatgggcactccaaagctccctgggcagcctcttccagAATGTGGCAGCCCTTTCCATGagaaaattcctcctgatgtccaacctgaaccttccTAAGTACAACTAGTGGACATTTCCTCTTGCCCTGTCACTTGTTTCCGGGGAAGGTCCCCCGTGAGCCTcgttttctccaggctgagccccttcccagctccctcagcccctcctggggctccagcccattcccagctctgttccctgccctggtcacgctccagcccctccaggtctctcTTGCCTAGAACTGGACAGAGCCCTGGAGGTGCCACagagtgcccagcacaggagacaatccctgccctggggctgtgcccaccctggggctggcacagccaggggccATGGGCCTCTCACCCACCTGGGCTGGTGTCTAGTCCCTGTGACCAGCACCACCAGGGCCATTTCCAGCCTCCCagccctctgcccagcctggggtGTTGCAGGGGTTTGGTGACCCAAGAGGAAGACCCAGCATGGGCCCTTGGTGACCCTCATGCTGTTGGCCTTGGCCCATCAGTCCAGCCTGGCCAGACCCCTCTGGGATCCTTCAGCACATCCACATCCCAACCAACCACGTGTGGTCCATGGACTCACTGAGGACAAGCTCCAGCCAGATCGCTGACAGCTCTGTGGGACAGCGCtggccccagcagagccctcggagcccaccccagcagtgcctgtCCCCTCCAATGGGgccccattcccacccctccctgggcctggccctcagccggctgctcccagcaaggagcacctgtcccagccaggctgcatgTGCTCTGTGAGGTGCCAGGGAGACAGAGGTGGTGCCAAAGGCTTTGCTGAGCTTCAAGCGGGCACACCCACACCTGTCCCACAGCCACCAGGTCATCCTGTCCCAGCAGGAGACCGAGTGGGTGAGGCAGGACCTGCTGTTCCCAACCCCAGCTGAACCTGATCACCTGGTTGTCCTGCCCATGCTGTGGGGACTCACAGCTGATCTGTACTAGGGCCTTCCCAGCATCAGGACCAGGAACAGGCGTGGACATGCCTGGAtcctccctccagccctgcttgggAATAGAGTCACTGGCCACCTCTGgggcctgggaccccccaggGGATGATGAGCAGGGTCTAggtgagctctgctgctgtccaGGATCCCCCATGGATGGCCAGAGCTGGCGAGGacaggaggagcagctctgtgacccccccacagcccctgtggtATGCCCAGGGATCCACTGGCCCCAGGGACCTGCGGGgtctgagcagctcagcaggtcaTTGACCACTTTCTCCTGGGTAcacggaccagtatggaccagttcCTACTCCTAGAACAGACCAGTCTGACCCCATGTCAGTATAGACCAGTCTGACCCAGTATGAGTACAGACCAGTCCAACGCAAACCCTGCTGCCAGCATAGACTAGCTTGACCCAACAGAGACCAGTCTTACCCTGTCCCCactcccagtctgtccctgtccctgcagatgGGTCAGTGCTGGCAGAACGCCCAGGCCAGGCAGGCGCCCGTGGTGCCACTGAGCTCCAGGCACCATTCCTGTCCCTGCTtggcctggcactgcctgggggCGTCCAGCGCAGCTGGGAGAGCCCGCAGGCCATGGGGGCTCTAGGGCAGGGTGTGTGAAAGACAGGCAGGGCTACGGGGCAGCACGGGGCCAGGGTACTTCCAGAATACTTTATTTTGTACATACAGTTTTGTCAGCGTGCGGCAGCTGCCCCACAACCCCTGGAGCCCCCCAGAGCCAtggagcagcagtgcagtggggcagcaggcaCACACAGTCACCCCACAGTTGGGGAGGGGACCTGGGGAGGTGGGGGTCGCCCTCAAGGGGCATGGAACTCTGGACTGaccaccccacagccccccacaagcccttccagcagctccccctgcccctcacaCCCCCCACACCTTGGGAACCCTGTCAGCAGGGGCAGTGGGATGCTGGCCCTGCCATGGGTGAGGGGCCAGACTATGACCCTCAGGCAGCCCCCACCCCACGGGACCCTTCCTCACCCCCCCCCAGGCCCGGCTGCCCCCTGGGATAAAGTGCACATGAAGCCAGGATGGCGCTCGGGGGGCAGGCGAGGCTGCGGGGCAGCCGTCGCCCCACGCGCcccgctgcagctgcaggtCCCTCCTGCCCGCAGCCGTGCCCGCGGTGTCATGCCCGTCACTGCAGGTAGCGATAGGCCTTGAAGCAGTGGTTGCCCGAGTCGGCCACGACAACGTGGCCGTCGGAGGTGAGGGCCAGCCCCTGCGGCCCGTACAGCGGGTCAGCCGCCGTGTTGATGTAGGACAGGAAGGAGCCCGCGCTGTCAAACACCTGTGGGAGGTgcacacagctgtgccctggggcccatggccagggacccccagccccGATAGCCCCACAGACCTGCAGGATGCACTCCCTGTGGGGGCATGTGCTCAAAATCCCTCCTAGCAGGACAGGGATCCTCCCCTATTCCAAGACCCTTCTCAGTTGCTTCCAGGTGACCCCAGACCccttcccagtccatcccagttcctctCGGTGCAAAATTCTTCCCAGTTCCTCACAGTTGACCCTACGCCCCCATGGACTGTTCCCAGTTGACCAGAGACCCTTCTTTGTTGCTCCTAGCTGTCTCTAGACCCCTCCCAGCTGATTGCAGACCCTGCACGGACCCTTCCCCCTTGACCCAAGATCCTTTCCAGGTGTTCTCACTTAAACCGAGTTGTGTCCTGGCTCCCTGCAGGTGCCCCACAGCACCTCACAGCACACACCTGGGCTGGGGGgtcagggatgggatggagagGGGAAAGTGCGGAGCCCCACGGGCTGCACTGGGGAGGTGTGTGCAGGTAGAGGTGTGCAGGTGTCTGAGCAGGCACAGGTGTGCAGGCACAGGTCTCTGCGTGTCTGTGCAGGCACAGGTGTCCGTGTGTCTGAGTAGGCACATGGTGTGCAGGTACAgatgtctgtgtgtctgtgcaggCACaggtgtccgtgtgtctgtgcTAGCACAGGTGTCCATGTGTCTGTGCAGGCACAGATGTGCTGGTACgggtgtccgtgtgtctgtgcTGCTACGGGTGTCCATGTGTCTGTGCTGCTATGGGTGTCCATGTGTCTGCACTGGCACGGGTGTCCGTGTGCCTGTGCTGGCACGGGTGTCCGTGTGCCTGCGCTGGCACGGGTGTGGTACCTGGATGCGGCTGTTGCCCCAGTCAGCCACGATGATGTTGCCATTGCTGTCCACGGCCACCCCTGTGGGCGCGTTGAACTGCCCGTTGCCCTCCCCATGCGACCCGAACTTGAACAGGAACTCGCCCTCAGCGTTGTACACCTGGTGGGCAGGGGGCACAACACGTGGGAGTCACGGGGGccactgcagccccccagccctgagcGCACTAGGGGGCTCTCAGCAGCTGCCTGTGGCTCTGCTCACCTTCACAGAGTGGTTGTGGAAGTCAGTCACCACGATCTCGTTCTTGTTGTTGACAGCCACAAAATGGGGTCCTGAGGAGACAAAGGGGGCTCAGCTCAAATGGAGCACAGGGAACTTATCCCCAGGATTGGCGTCTCAGCCCTGAAGGGAATGATGGGGTTCAGCCCTGGCCTTATGGCAGGGCAAGGATGAATCCAGAGCCCTGAGGTATGGACAGAGTCCAGaactcagagcccccaggatgGAGTCACTGCCAGAATCTGAGCCCAGCGCCCCAACCCAGAACTGAATCCAGAACCCAGACCCACAATCTGTATCCAGAACCAAACCCAGTGCCCCAATCTAGGACACACAGCTCAGGACCCAGACCCAAAcccagaacctggaaccacATACCAGCCTGGGAACCAGAACCAAACCCTGAACTCAAGAGCCTGGGATCTCAGTCCTGAACCAGAACCCAGAGACAGAATCTGGATCACAAGCCCAGAGCACTTAACGTGGTGCTGGACCAAGAACCAGATCCTGGCTCCTTGTCCAGCCCCCGAACTCAAAGCAGAGCTCAGAAAAAAAGTCCCGAGACCAGAACGCGAACcgacagcccagagctggatgcagaaaACCAGTCCAGAACTGCAGCCTGGACCTGTCCcccagcctgaggccattcTTTGGGGTCCCAATGCCACCAGCCACCCCAGCAATGTGGGGCACAGTCCACCCGCCCTGGTCCCCGGGGAGCCCAAGGGCTCACAGCTGGGgggtcccatcccagggatACCTGCGAATTGGCGCTCAGCGGTGCCGCGGGAGCCAAACCGCGCCACCAGCTTCCCGTTGGGCTGGAAGATGAAGACGCAGCACGCCTTGTTGTCCACCACGATGATGTGCCCGTTGCGGTCCACGGCGACGCCCTTGGGGCCCATCAGCCGCCCCGCGCCCAGCTTTGTCTGGGGGGACAGACAGTCAGGCTGGGAGGTGCCATGGACCACTTGCCCCACAGACCCCTGCAGCTTCCACTCACCTTGAACTTGCCCTCAGGTGAGAACACACTGACCCAGCGGTTGTCGTAGTCGGCCACAATGATGTCACCATTGGTGTCCACTGAGACCCCCGTGGGGcgctggagctgccctggggagcGCCCCCGCACCCCAAAACGCAGCCGGAACTGCCCCTCATTACTGAACACCtgggagggcagcagcagcaggggatcAGGGGGAACACCCCCACGCCTTGAAACACAGCCAGAACTGCCCCTCGTTGGAGAACAACtgtgggggctggggggagcagggggtaTCAGTGGGGGTCCTGGGAGAGTTTGTGGATCACGGGATGGGAGGGGTCCAGGGATCTGTACCTGCATGCACTGGTTGTTGTCAGGGTCAATAGGGATCAACAAGAGTCAGTGGGGGTCCGGGGAGGGTGTGGAAGTCCTAAGGGTGTCCATACCTGCACACACTGGTTGTTGCTGTCGGCCACAACGATTCGGCCGGCGCTGGATGtggagatcccctgcaggttgGTGAACTCGCCCTTCTCCCGGCCACGGCTGCCTGCAGGCACAAGTCAGGGCACATGGGGCCCAAGAGAGCACTCACCGCCCCTGCCACCCCCTGGGGCCCTCCACCACCACCCAGGGAGCCACGAGGAGCCCTGGGGAGTGCCTAGGGAGCCCTAAGGAGCCCCCCATCATCCCAAGACAcccctgctgccccagggcccCCCGCACGCCCTGCTCACCAACGCGAAAGATGAGCTCATCCTCGATGGGGTTCTCCTTGCGCTTGGCGCTGCCGTACATGCTGGCGGGGCGGCGCAGCGCCTTCTGCCGCACGTGCCCCCCGCCCGGGGACTTGACACGGCGCTTGGCCTcctcgggggacgggggcacgtCGCTGGGGCGCAGGGCGCGCGCGCGGAAGGGGGAGCCGCGCACGGGCTGCCCATACAGCAGGATGGACAGCACAAAGTCGCCCTCGCTGCGCGGTGTGTACACCAGCTCGTAGGTGCCGTTGCGGTTGTCCTGCACCTCGGCCTCAGCCGCGGCGCCGTCGGGGCCCGTCACAGCGAAGCGCAGGCGTGCGCCGCCGCTGCGCACCAGCGCCCCGTCCTTGTCCTTGGTGGTGACGCTGAGCGAGCAGGGCTGCCCCACCACGGCCTGGCGCAGCCCCTCGCCCGTGGCCACCGTGGTGTGCGCCGTGGCGCTGGTGGTCAGCAGCGCGCCCAGGTTCTGGATGGAGCGGCGCAGCCCCTCGGGCTCGGCGTGGAACTCGAGCTGCGCGTTCTCGTGCGGGTGCTCGGGGAAGGGCCGCGCCGCCAGCTCCCGCAGCCGCTCGCCCATCTGCttctgcaccagcagcacctccGTGGCTGAGCCATGGTGCAGCGCCTGCTCTGTGAACGCGCAGCTGCTCAGGATGCTCTCCTGGCCCTGCCGCAGCAcctccagctgtgcctccaGCACCTGTGGGAGCAGGACATCACCTGTGGCACCAGGTGGGACCCCGGTGCCAACACCTGCACTTGAACCACATCCTGGCCCTGCCTCAGCACTCCAGCTGCGGCCCCGTGCATCTTGTGGGGACAGCACATCTCTCTGGTGTCCGTGTGGGACACCAGCACCCACACCCAGCACCCCAAACCACTGCTCCGTCTGCACCCCCACCTGCACTGCAGCCACGGCCATAACcccagtgctggtgctgcactGGGACCCCAGCTGTTACACCAGCTGGGCCACTGGCACTGGGGTATGGCTGGGGTACCCACACCGCCCAGGAATGGCTGGCgaaaggcacagagccccaggtgTGTTACCTGCTGCTTGGCAGCACAGGTGGCCTCCAGGTCGCGCAGCAGCACCTCCCGCCGCTGCCGCAGCGCTGCCTCCAGCTCCTCGAAGCTGCTCCCGATCTCTGCCTCGGCCTC
This region includes:
- the APBB1 gene encoding amyloid beta precursor protein binding family B member 1 translates to MSGALSKRSDLANDNRCPGLSLGLAAPPEPRTGPGGPAEELPGAGWAKAGQDQNRNELEPGPGPGRSPGAHGECPGALEPGLRARNARNAAGNPRALLIGASEEEEEEEEDEEEDEEEEDGAGVSPPALGTERGLREPPGRSASRLFGGPGPGSDEDSSWATLSQGSPGSSPDEPESLWPCGAGAHGDLPPGWLRVQDTSGTYYWHVPTGTTQWEPPGGPHESPSDGSTPTEGPTLSWTSFAPAETFNDGHLWKDPTAEEEEEEEEEEDEEPGVSDLEMLSPGPGSPGEGMALGEEDVLDSKGLPVRSLGWVQLREEELGPGRSSSAVSACIRQLSGPRQGPPGTWGEARALLLLEDRTLKLVDPQDRALLHAQPVGGIRVWGVGRHGSRERDFAYVARDPLTQVLKCHVFRCEGPASAVAAGLHRVCAQLTAERRSARAAGSGLGTDAPRLGEPPLQVEFPAPKSEVVQRFPVCYLGCVPVAKPVGMDVINAALEAALAPGSGEPPAPTPVVVSVAPATLTIAHRQTEAVLCECRVRFLSFMGVGRDVRAFAFIMASAPGTFRCHMVWCEPNAAGLSEALQAACVLRYQKCLDARPQASSSCLPAPPADSVARRVGSSVRRGVQTLLGTLKPRRGGAQTP
- the TRIM3 gene encoding tripartite motif-containing protein 3; this translates as MARHEPASPVVRQIDQQFLICSICLDRYCNPKVLPCLHTFCERCLQNYIPAQSLSLSCPVCRQTSILPERGVPALPNNFFITNLMEVLQRDPDPRGAPPAPLPPLGAATGQPLCCPNHEGKVMEFYCEPCETAMCRECTEGERREHRDHRTVPLRDVLEQHKAALQHQLDAVRARLPQLAAAVGLVAEISRQLGQRRAEAEAEIGSSFEELEAALRQRREVLLRDLEATCAAKQQVLEAQLEVLRQGQESILSSCAFTEQALHHGSATEVLLVQKQMGERLRELAARPFPEHPHENAQLEFHAEPEGLRRSIQNLGALLTTSATAHTTVATGEGLRQAVVGQPCSLSVTTKDKDGALVRSGGARLRFAVTGPDGAAAEAEVQDNRNGTYELVYTPRSEGDFVLSILLYGQPVRGSPFRARALRPSDVPPSPEEAKRRVKSPGGGHVRQKALRRPASMYGSAKRKENPIEDELIFRVGSRGREKGEFTNLQGISTSSAGRIVVADSNNQCVQVFSNEGQFRLRFGVRGRSPGQLQRPTGVSVDTNGDIIVADYDNRWVSVFSPEGKFKTKLGAGRLMGPKGVAVDRNGHIIVVDNKACCVFIFQPNGKLVARFGSRGTAERQFAGPHFVAVNNKNEIVVTDFHNHSVKVYNAEGEFLFKFGSHGEGNGQFNAPTGVAVDSNGNIIVADWGNSRIQVFDSAGSFLSYINTAADPLYGPQGLALTSDGHVVVADSGNHCFKAYRYLQ